Proteins encoded together in one Chitinophaga varians window:
- a CDS encoding lysylphosphatidylglycerol synthase domain-containing protein, with translation MLNYLLGAVLFGWLGYSIYHQLAHRENLEQSLAHMSRTLQEKGWIGLLLVLVLMFFNWGLEAKKWQKLVRPLEPISFMRAFSAILSGVSFSINTPNRIGEYGGRILYLKNHNKLKAIAATIVGSFSQLIVTVIFGLIGMLYYLNNFTLVKENSYFPPNFWEKIVFGILVVICVLTILLYFRLQIILAVFEKVRFLRKAKVFVQIIVRYSAGDLRYLLLLSAARYVVFSAQYLILLDALGLEFLWWQAFLLNSVIYLVMAMVPTIAIAELGIRGKVSIYFLGLLSTNTAVIIAATGGIWLINLCLPAVIGSVLLLGVKIFKDK, from the coding sequence ATTCTCAATTACTTATTAGGAGCAGTGCTTTTTGGCTGGCTGGGTTACTCTATCTATCATCAGTTGGCCCATCGCGAGAACCTGGAACAGTCGCTGGCGCATATGAGCAGAACGCTGCAGGAGAAGGGCTGGATAGGATTACTGTTGGTGCTGGTGCTGATGTTTTTCAACTGGGGACTGGAAGCCAAAAAGTGGCAGAAGCTGGTCCGCCCCCTGGAACCTATCTCTTTTATGAGGGCTTTCAGCGCCATCCTTTCGGGGGTATCGTTCTCGATCAACACCCCTAATCGTATAGGCGAATACGGTGGGCGCATCCTGTACCTGAAGAACCACAATAAGCTCAAAGCCATTGCCGCCACTATTGTAGGAAGCTTTAGCCAGCTCATTGTGACTGTTATTTTTGGGTTAATAGGCATGCTCTATTATCTCAATAACTTTACGCTGGTAAAGGAAAACAGCTATTTCCCCCCGAACTTCTGGGAGAAAATTGTGTTTGGTATACTGGTAGTAATTTGTGTGCTGACGATATTGTTATATTTTCGGCTACAGATTATTCTGGCTGTATTCGAAAAAGTCAGGTTCCTGCGAAAAGCAAAGGTCTTTGTACAAATTATTGTGCGTTATTCTGCAGGGGATTTACGTTACCTGTTGCTGCTTTCAGCCGCCCGCTACGTGGTCTTCTCGGCACAGTATTTGATTTTGTTGGACGCGCTGGGACTGGAGTTTTTGTGGTGGCAGGCTTTCCTGTTGAATAGCGTCATCTACCTTGTAATGGCCATGGTGCCTACCATCGCTATCGCAGAACTTGGAATCCGTGGGAAAGTCAGCATTTACTTCCTCGGACTGCTCAGTACCAATACAGCCGTTATTATAGCAGCCACGGGAGGTATCTGGTTAATCAACCTTTGTCTGCCGGCAGTGATTGGAAGTGTGCTGCTCCTCGGTGTAAAAATATTTAAGGACAAATAG
- a CDS encoding DUF3108 domain-containing protein, whose product MRYLLLILLCFACVTPAHAQNDFCSIRNSSFNVGESITLKVMYNLGKMYVGAGEAVFTVALERFANRDVYHITGDGRTFRAYDWIFKVRDKYETWLDTATMQPLKFLRNVNEGGYKIYNNVVFNQAAHQAVSTNGTFTVPPCVQDVISSIYYARNIDFSRYQEGDKIPFAMFLDDQVYNIYIRYLGKEEINTRFGKFRAIKFKPLLIKGTIFEGGEKMTVWVSDDANKVPLRVESPISVGNIIVDMVNYSNLRHPFTSLIKQR is encoded by the coding sequence ATGAGGTACCTTCTGCTAATTCTCTTATGCTTCGCCTGTGTAACCCCCGCTCACGCGCAAAATGACTTCTGTTCTATCCGTAATTCCAGTTTCAATGTTGGCGAAAGTATCACCCTCAAAGTGATGTATAACCTCGGTAAAATGTACGTAGGTGCCGGCGAGGCCGTCTTTACCGTAGCCCTGGAACGTTTTGCCAACCGCGACGTATACCACATTACCGGCGATGGCCGCACCTTCCGTGCCTATGACTGGATATTCAAAGTACGCGATAAATACGAAACCTGGCTGGATACCGCTACCATGCAGCCACTGAAGTTTCTCCGCAATGTGAACGAAGGCGGGTACAAAATCTATAATAACGTGGTGTTTAATCAGGCCGCTCACCAGGCTGTCAGCACCAACGGCACCTTTACCGTGCCTCCCTGTGTACAGGACGTGATCAGCTCCATCTACTACGCCCGTAATATCGATTTCTCCAGGTACCAGGAGGGAGATAAAATCCCCTTCGCCATGTTCCTCGATGACCAGGTGTATAATATCTATATCCGATACCTCGGAAAGGAAGAAATCAATACCCGCTTCGGCAAATTCAGGGCTATCAAATTCAAACCGCTGCTGATCAAAGGCACCATCTTTGAAGGTGGAGAGAAAATGACCGTATGGGTAAGCGACGACGCCAATAAGGTGCCACTGCGGGTGGAAAGCCCCATCTCCGTAGGGAATATTATCGTGGACATGGTCAACTACAGCAACCTCCGGCACCCCTTCACCTCGTTGATAAAACAACGATAA
- a CDS encoding response regulator transcription factor produces the protein MEERKPKILLAEDDTNLGMVLKNYLELNDYDVELCRDGILALAAFRREKFDICLLDIMMPNMDGFKLAEEIRDVDPDIPLFFLSAKTMKEDIIQGYKLGADDYISKPFDSELLLLKIKAILKRNQELNSKEEEQHEFQVGSYAFNSRLRTLAHNGDSHTLSPKENELLHMLCEHKNDLLPRELALKKIWGSDTYFNGRSMDVYIAKLRKYLKDDPNIEIVNIHGNGFRLVVKENP, from the coding sequence ATGGAAGAACGTAAACCGAAAATATTACTGGCGGAAGATGACACCAACCTGGGCATGGTACTTAAAAACTACCTCGAACTGAATGACTATGATGTGGAATTATGCCGCGACGGTATCCTGGCACTGGCTGCCTTCCGTCGCGAAAAATTCGACATCTGCCTGCTGGACATTATGATGCCCAATATGGACGGCTTTAAACTGGCGGAAGAAATCCGGGACGTAGACCCTGATATCCCCCTGTTTTTCCTCTCCGCCAAAACCATGAAGGAAGACATCATCCAGGGCTATAAGCTGGGAGCCGATGATTATATCTCCAAACCTTTCGATAGCGAACTGCTGCTGCTCAAAATCAAAGCTATCCTGAAACGCAACCAGGAACTGAACAGCAAAGAAGAAGAGCAGCACGAATTCCAGGTAGGCTCCTACGCCTTCAACTCCCGTTTACGTACCCTCGCGCATAACGGCGACAGCCACACGCTCTCCCCTAAAGAGAACGAGCTGCTGCACATGCTCTGTGAACATAAAAACGACCTGCTGCCCAGGGAACTGGCGCTGAAAAAGATATGGGGCAGCGACACCTACTTCAACGGCCGCAGTATGGACGTATATATCGCCAAACTCCGCAAATACCTGAAAGACGACCCGAACATCGAAATCGTGAACATTCACGGGAACGGATTCAGACTGGTAGTGAAAGAGAACCCGTGA
- the ruvB gene encoding Holliday junction branch migration DNA helicase RuvB, whose translation MSNPNLRPEENKLSAAEKEFENSIRPREIVDFSGQDQIIENLKIFIKAAKMRGEALDHVLFHGPPGLGKTTLSRIVANELGVNIRETSGPVIEKPGDLAGLLTNLEDKDVLFIDEIHRLSTVVEEYLYSAMEDYRIDIMIDTGPNARSIQLNLHPFTLIGATTRSGLLTAPLLSRFGIKSRMEYYNAATLQKIIWRAAGLLGSKITSDAAGEIARRSRGTPRIANGLLRRVRDFAMVIGNGVIDLEIAQLSLKALNVDEYGLDEMDNRILQVIIENFKGGPVGITTIATAVGEEAGTLEEVYEPFLIQEGFIKRTPRGREVTEKAYVHLGKTPFRGGSNLLF comes from the coding sequence ATGTCCAATCCGAACTTAAGACCAGAAGAAAATAAGCTCAGTGCCGCTGAGAAAGAGTTTGAGAACAGTATCAGACCCCGGGAAATCGTTGATTTTTCGGGACAGGACCAGATCATCGAAAACCTGAAGATATTCATCAAAGCTGCCAAAATGCGCGGGGAAGCGCTGGACCATGTGCTGTTCCACGGTCCTCCGGGCCTGGGTAAGACCACGCTGTCACGCATTGTGGCCAATGAGCTGGGGGTTAATATCCGGGAAACTTCCGGGCCGGTAATCGAAAAGCCCGGCGACCTGGCCGGTTTGTTGACCAATCTGGAGGACAAAGACGTGCTGTTCATCGATGAGATACACCGGCTAAGCACCGTGGTGGAAGAATACCTGTATTCCGCCATGGAAGATTATCGTATAGACATTATGATTGATACCGGGCCTAATGCCCGCTCCATACAGCTCAACCTGCACCCTTTCACACTGATTGGCGCCACTACCCGCTCGGGGCTGCTCACCGCTCCCCTGTTGTCCCGTTTTGGCATCAAGTCGAGGATGGAATACTACAATGCTGCCACGCTACAGAAAATCATCTGGCGGGCGGCAGGGTTACTGGGCTCTAAAATCACATCTGACGCTGCCGGGGAGATTGCCCGCCGGTCCCGTGGCACGCCCCGTATCGCCAACGGGCTACTGCGCCGGGTACGTGACTTTGCCATGGTGATTGGCAACGGCGTCATCGACCTTGAAATTGCGCAGCTCAGCCTCAAAGCCCTCAATGTAGATGAATATGGTCTTGATGAAATGGACAACCGCATTTTGCAGGTCATCATCGAAAACTTTAAAGGCGGTCCGGTAGGCATCACTACCATTGCCACCGCAGTGGGCGAAGAAGCCGGTACGTTGGAAGAGGTATACGAACCGTTCCTGATCCAGGAAGGGTTTATCAAACGTACGCCCCGGGGCCGTGAGGTAACGGAAAAGGCATATGTGCACCTGGGGAAAACGCCGTTCCGGGGAGGCAGCAACCTGCTTTTCTGA
- a CDS encoding M28 family peptidase → MKKLILSLAAGCMLTTGYSQQIPQKEVARIINTLAADDMQGRQSGTPGSDKAAAFISDEFKKAGLLPLPGEQSYLQRFSYYGLHTTSTAMTVNGTAKDWPVVAVGPSRHIQLRRDTATCTEMRAGNPDELRAALGKRKSLQKNMIVWLAPSLSGYIANLEGSISSRMYASEQAVPADTAKWQMVLVLEKEPLTAQDNWSVEQTRSVRAQEFTNVAGMIKGESKPDEYVIYSGHYDHLGILPAEAGDSIANGADDDASGTTAVIMLANYFKKKHPARSLIFVAFTAEEMGGYGSSYFSGHMDPAKVVAMFNIEMIGKESKFGKNSAFITGFEKSDFGTILQKNLAGSEFRFYPDPYPEQNLFYRSDNANLAKVGVPAHTISTTQIDKDQFYHTVKDEVSTLDIKNITDIIKAIAVSSGTIVNGTSTPTRIVPVER, encoded by the coding sequence ATGAAAAAACTGATCTTATCATTGGCTGCGGGGTGTATGCTCACCACCGGCTACAGTCAACAGATACCGCAAAAAGAAGTTGCCCGTATTATCAACACGCTGGCTGCTGACGATATGCAGGGCCGCCAGTCCGGAACACCCGGGTCTGACAAGGCCGCTGCATTTATCAGCGATGAATTTAAAAAAGCTGGCCTGCTGCCGTTGCCCGGTGAGCAATCTTATCTGCAACGCTTTAGCTATTACGGACTTCACACCACAAGCACTGCGATGACCGTCAACGGTACGGCCAAAGACTGGCCTGTAGTGGCAGTAGGGCCTTCACGGCATATACAGCTGCGGCGGGACACAGCTACCTGCACGGAGATGCGTGCCGGTAACCCTGATGAATTGCGCGCCGCACTGGGCAAACGCAAGTCGCTGCAAAAGAATATGATCGTATGGCTGGCCCCTTCGCTGAGCGGTTATATCGCCAATCTGGAGGGCAGTATCTCCAGCAGGATGTACGCCAGTGAACAGGCAGTGCCTGCAGATACCGCTAAATGGCAGATGGTGCTGGTGCTGGAGAAAGAACCGTTGACAGCGCAGGACAACTGGTCCGTGGAACAAACCCGCAGCGTAAGGGCGCAGGAGTTCACCAATGTGGCCGGTATGATCAAAGGCGAAAGCAAACCGGATGAATATGTGATCTATTCCGGTCACTATGACCACCTGGGGATACTGCCTGCTGAAGCAGGCGACAGCATCGCCAACGGAGCGGATGATGATGCGTCCGGTACTACCGCGGTGATCATGCTCGCCAATTACTTTAAGAAGAAACATCCGGCGCGTTCCCTGATTTTTGTGGCTTTCACCGCAGAGGAGATGGGAGGTTACGGTTCTTCTTATTTCTCCGGGCATATGGACCCTGCCAAAGTGGTGGCGATGTTTAATATTGAAATGATCGGTAAGGAGTCCAAATTTGGTAAGAACAGCGCGTTTATTACCGGATTTGAAAAATCAGATTTTGGTACTATTCTGCAAAAGAACCTGGCAGGATCTGAATTCCGTTTTTATCCCGATCCTTATCCGGAGCAGAACCTGTTCTATCGTTCAGACAACGCCAACCTGGCCAAGGTAGGAGTGCCTGCACATACGATCTCTACCACGCAGATTGATAAAGACCAGTTCTATCATACTGTGAAAGATGAAGTATCAACCCTTGATATTAAAAATATTACAGACATTATTAAAGCCATCGCTGTTAGTTCAGGGACTATTGTGAATGGTACGTCAACGCCTACACGTATAGTGCCTGTTGAACGATAG
- a CDS encoding endonuclease/exonuclease/phosphatase family protein, with translation MRNIWLTGLLCLLMGAAMAQAPLQVMTFNIRLNTNSDSLNAWPYRKEKVASEVLFHQANTLGVQEALFDQMEDLRRLLPGYKSIGGGREDGKNKGEFSAIFYDTSRLQLLKTATFWLSETPEVPGSKGWDAAITRIVTWGLFRDKQTKKVFYHFNTHFDHMGKTARRESARFLLQQVHTIAGTTPAIITGDFNATPDDEPIQVVMDTSNPLHFTDSKSISATPHYGPTGTFNGWHAAEVDDQPIDYIFLKGKFKVLQHASISQTWGGRFASDHFAVLSRLILQ, from the coding sequence ATGAGAAACATATGGCTGACAGGCTTGTTATGCCTGCTCATGGGCGCAGCGATGGCACAGGCACCGCTGCAGGTAATGACCTTCAACATCAGGCTGAACACCAACAGCGACAGCCTCAATGCGTGGCCTTACCGGAAAGAAAAAGTAGCATCGGAAGTATTATTTCATCAGGCCAATACGCTGGGCGTACAGGAAGCGCTGTTTGACCAGATGGAAGACCTGCGCCGGCTGCTGCCCGGCTACAAATCCATTGGCGGCGGCCGTGAGGATGGAAAAAACAAAGGTGAATTCTCCGCCATTTTTTACGATACCAGCCGGTTGCAGCTACTGAAAACCGCCACGTTCTGGCTATCAGAAACGCCGGAAGTCCCTGGCAGCAAAGGGTGGGACGCTGCCATTACCCGTATTGTAACATGGGGCCTGTTCAGGGACAAACAAACAAAAAAAGTATTCTATCATTTTAATACCCACTTTGACCACATGGGCAAAACAGCCCGCCGGGAAAGCGCACGTTTCCTGTTACAGCAGGTACATACAATCGCCGGTACTACACCAGCCATTATTACCGGTGACTTCAACGCCACGCCCGATGACGAGCCGATACAGGTAGTCATGGACACCAGCAACCCGCTGCATTTCACTGACAGCAAAAGCATCAGCGCCACGCCCCATTACGGCCCTACCGGCACATTCAACGGATGGCATGCTGCTGAAGTGGACGACCAGCCTATTGATTATATTTTCCTGAAAGGGAAATTCAAGGTGCTGCAACACGCGTCCATATCCCAGACATGGGGCGGCCGCTTTGCTTCCGACCATTTTGCCGTACTGTCACGTTTAATCCTGCAATAA
- a CDS encoding RNA polymerase sigma factor encodes MDLLTVSDTTLWTAIQQGDEQAFAHLYDRYFERLYEYGMRLHPNDDVVKDVIQELFIKLWTNKDNLSTSVDARPYLLVALRGTLYNRLRPRRNAVVVAFNQQEHDFLAHFSTEHAYIKKEQLQAQQQQLLQALNQLNARQKEILYLRYFEELDYEQIAVIMGISVKGAYKLVARALKNMRELLGLSTAILLAQLAALKTAIHP; translated from the coding sequence ATGGACCTTTTAACAGTATCTGACACTACACTCTGGACAGCCATACAACAAGGCGACGAACAGGCATTTGCACATTTGTATGACCGTTATTTTGAGCGGTTATATGAATATGGGATGCGCCTGCATCCTAATGATGATGTAGTGAAGGATGTGATACAGGAGCTGTTCATCAAACTATGGACGAACAAAGATAATCTCAGCACTTCCGTAGATGCCCGCCCCTACCTGCTTGTAGCGTTGCGCGGCACATTATACAACCGGCTGCGTCCTCGCCGGAACGCAGTAGTGGTAGCCTTCAATCAGCAGGAGCACGACTTCCTGGCACACTTCTCTACCGAACATGCCTATATCAAAAAAGAACAGTTACAGGCACAACAACAGCAATTGTTACAAGCCCTTAACCAGCTCAATGCACGCCAGAAAGAGATATTGTATCTCCGCTACTTCGAGGAACTGGATTATGAACAGATTGCCGTGATCATGGGCATCTCTGTAAAAGGCGCGTACAAGCTGGTGGCCCGCGCACTTAAAAACATGCGTGAGCTGCTGGGCCTATCCACCGCCATCCTGCTGGCGCAGCTCGCAGCCCTGAAAACTGCCATCCATCCTTAG
- a CDS encoding FecR family protein produces MEQNYHLFTKADFLEDAFFLEWVKHGTPEATAFWTAYRDSAPANLAAMEDARKTLTAILSLERIRPAAADKAQVWSQIQMHLTRETPVVPIAKPRWKRRMVAAALLPLMIFAAWYFMRPSGMHRVESGYGQQVRVKLPDASVVILNSHSVLTYHHWKDGKREVWLEGEALFEVKHTEVPAAQHFTVHAGKVNVEVLGTVFNVKQRREVTEVYLRQGKVKVSSPENGQVLLLRPDEKATYQPQKQQLAKNITDAKTALAWREHKMLLKQTSVRDIIHTLQDTYGFTIILQDTSIANRTLEGTLSLDNVNNVLFELSAILNVKIEKNNDTLYLKDSGQRGY; encoded by the coding sequence TTGGAGCAGAACTACCATTTATTTACCAAAGCGGACTTTCTGGAAGATGCCTTCTTCCTGGAATGGGTGAAGCATGGCACGCCGGAAGCAACCGCTTTCTGGACGGCCTACCGGGATAGCGCGCCTGCTAACCTGGCAGCAATGGAAGACGCCCGGAAAACTCTGACCGCTATCCTGAGCCTGGAACGGATAAGGCCTGCAGCCGCAGATAAAGCACAGGTATGGTCGCAGATACAAATGCATCTGACGAGGGAAACACCAGTGGTGCCCATTGCAAAACCCCGCTGGAAACGCCGGATGGTGGCAGCTGCACTGCTGCCGCTGATGATTTTCGCCGCCTGGTACTTTATGCGGCCTTCCGGTATGCATAGGGTGGAAAGCGGCTATGGGCAACAGGTCCGCGTTAAATTACCGGATGCTTCCGTGGTGATCCTCAACTCACATTCCGTGCTCACCTATCATCACTGGAAAGATGGAAAGCGGGAAGTGTGGCTGGAAGGAGAAGCGCTCTTTGAGGTGAAACATACGGAAGTGCCCGCGGCACAGCATTTCACGGTACATGCCGGCAAAGTGAACGTGGAAGTGCTGGGTACTGTCTTCAACGTAAAACAACGAAGGGAGGTCACGGAAGTATATCTCCGGCAAGGGAAAGTAAAAGTATCGTCCCCGGAAAACGGACAGGTATTGTTATTAAGGCCGGATGAAAAGGCCACTTACCAGCCTCAGAAACAACAACTGGCAAAAAATATCACCGACGCCAAAACCGCACTGGCATGGCGTGAACACAAAATGTTACTGAAACAGACATCTGTCAGGGATATCATTCATACGCTGCAGGATACCTATGGCTTTACCATCATACTGCAGGATACATCCATTGCCAACCGCACCCTGGAGGGAACATTATCCCTGGATAATGTAAATAATGTATTGTTTGAATTGTCTGCAATACTGAATGTAAAAATTGAAAAGAACAATGATACGCTGTACCTGAAAGATAGCGGGCAGCGCGGCTATTAA